The following are encoded in a window of Phragmites australis chromosome 22, lpPhrAust1.1, whole genome shotgun sequence genomic DNA:
- the LOC133905244 gene encoding heparanase-like protein 1 isoform X1 gives MIRCCSGSESMRLWFLVLLPLLSLPAPIRSEDYSDVTVVVRGSEMIASTSDEFVCATIDWWPPEKCNYDQCPWGQASVLNLDLTNPLLTKAIQAFSPLRVRVGGSLQDQVVYGTPNLGSPCDPFTKVSGGLFGFSQGCITMERWDAVNDLFVNTGAVVTFGLNALQGRQRVRKGVWGGAWNSSNAREFMEYTISMNYPIDSWEFGNELSGSGIGASVGAEQYGRDLVELQTIINQLYGNSRKPLVVAPGGFYDQKWFAQLLEVSGPNVLNAMTHHIYNLGAGNDPQVPNRILNPKYLSRISDTFRDLQLTIQRHGPWSAPWVGEAGGAYNSGSRLVSNTFLNSFWYLDQLGQSAKYDTKVYCRQTLIGGNYGLLDTDTFVPNPDYYSALLWHRLMGTGVLSIDISGSSYLRAYSHCGKQKGGIALLLLNLHRSMGFMVSVRNDLNVDLTEGQGIRRDNAFVHGLKRTVSWVGSKASDGLEKREEYHLSAKDGNPFARTMLLNGVPLELTEDGDIPPLYPVQVSVNSPIYVAPLSIAFVVFPDFEAEACGR, from the exons ATGATTCGATGTTGTTCAG GTTCTGAAAGCATGAGGTTATGGTTTCTCGTTCTCTTgcctcttctctctctgccTGCACCGATTCGATCAGAGGATTACTCAGATGTAACTGTTGTTGTTCGAGGTTCTGAGATGATCGCTTCAACCAGCGATGAGTTTGTTTGTGCCACCATTGACTGGTGGCCTCCGGAGAAGTGCAACTACGACCAGTGCCCATGGGGACAGGCTTCAGTCTTGAATTTG GACTTGACTAATCCGTTGTTAACTAAAGCAATCCAAG CCTTTAGCCCACTGCGAGTCAGAGTCGGCGGCTCCTTACAAGATCAAGTGGTATATGGAACACCAAATTTAGGATCTCCATGCGACCCATTTACAAAGGTTTCAGGTGGCCTATTTGGCTTTTCTCAAGGATGCATAACCATGGAAAGATGGGATGCTGTCAATGATCTGTTTGTGAATACTGG AGCAGTTGTTACATTTGGTCTTAATGCACTTCAAGGGCGACAGCGGGTACGCAAAGGTGTTTGGGGAGGTGCATGGAATTCTAGCAATGCCCGAGAGTTCATGGAATACACTATTTCAATGAACTATCCTATAGATTCCTGGGAATTTG GTAATGAATTAAGTGGAAGTGGAATTGGTGCGAGTGTGGGAGCTGAACAATATGGAAGGGACCTAGTTGAACTCCAAACCATCATCAACCAGTTATATGGAAATTCTAGAAAACCACTGGTGGTAGCCCCGGGAGGATTCTATGACCAAAAATGGTTTGCTCAGCTGCTTGAGGTCTCTGGGCCAAATGTTCTCAATGCAATGACGCATCATATTTACAATCTTGGTGCTG GTAATGATCCACAAGTTCCAAATAGAATCTTAAACCCGAAATATTTGAGCAGGATCTCTGATACATTCAGAGATCTCCAACTCACAATACAACGCCATGGGCCATGGTCTGCTCCATGGGTTGGGGAAGCTGGTGGTGCATATAACAGTGGCAGCCGTCTCGTGTCCAATACTTTCCTGAACAGCTTCTG GTATCTTGATCAACTTGGCCAGTCAGCAAAGTATGACACCAAGGTTTACTGCAGACAGACTTTGATTGGTGGCAACTATGGGCTTCTAGACACTGACACTTTTGTGCCGAATCCTGATTACTACAG TGCTTTGTTGTGGCATCGACTCATGGGGACGGGAGTTCTTTCCATAGACATCAGCGGTTCTTCATACTTGCGTGCATACTCGCATTGCGGAAAGCAAAAG GGTGGCATCGCTCTCCTCTTGCTCAACCTGCACCGAAGCATGGGATTCATGGTTTCAGTCAGAAACGACCTCAATGTCGATCTCACAGAGGGGCAAGGGATCAGAAGGGACAATGCCTTTGTCCATGGCCTGAAAAGGACGGTCTCTTGGGTCGGGAGCAAAGCTTCCGATGGGctggagaagagggaggagtaCCATCTGTCGGCGAAAGACGGGAACCCTTTTGCCCGGACCATGCTGCTGAATGGAGTTCCTCTTGAGCTCACTGAAGATGGTGACATCCCTCCATTGTATCCGGTGCAAGTTTCAGTCAACTCACCGATCTATGTTGCTCCTCTGTCCATTGCTTTCGTCGTCTTCCCGGATTTCGAGGCTGAAGCTTGCGGCCGATGA
- the LOC133905587 gene encoding flocculation protein FLO11-like, whose protein sequence is MTEEVIKEVITSTPVSAEPKIEDQLINSPAIIDGNSVQPDPKRKEKPVPHYLRPSTSSCHDNCKFGIRHSSESKKYWPVRRAQLRRASTGNQECNRAEIILPQRARRSKDQKLKICHVRDGNTAAPAKLEFTSPKAPLERAADHSDSTPCVEEFLSAEASEPFVAGNVPTDAKCFVISHDDVADCGDGEPSDGAVSIELEMPLAIQDSYASDENMEDAILPSEDVHEDGENSLLELVSDQSANDRASSEKRITQIAMASEKHEQAGLGTKSKSSANESVKPKAKATSSVTRNTVSTQNSRRKSHPKATGATVEISSGPNTMRKRADASGTTKFSREKKFSPTVSSAVPKVKEINVPSPSNATDSSAKPARLAKLKASGAKSAPSPSLSSGKMTDRKMTVKNFVKNAQVLQNKGEEKVITGPVKLFRSVNMPAKPISSVKLRVVRKEKIAPPIKNIRKVSGTENSAADAKDAKERVLKTASPKVRKPEVNNKESRPRKEKSAKPRTATARRPKPAPTIPSSNATQPPPRKLTFRRGKVLNPDDNSNTAPRRLQFRPAMAAADTTGRSRGGRVSTGRRVGSSAAGARDAGTSRAEVVVLRRRQDGGGEGKRQEQGLFNNVIEETASRLVAEARKSKVKALVGAFETVISLQEGSKAAAPATAAGVAP, encoded by the exons ATGACTGAAGAAGTGATCAAAGAGGTTATCACCTCAACTCCTGTATCAGCTGAACCAAAAATCGAAGATCAACTGATAAATTCTCCAGCTATTATAGATGGCAACAGCGTGCAACCTGATCCTAAGAGGAAGGAGAAGCCAGTCCCTCATTACCTAAGACCATCCACTAGCTCTTGCCATGACAACTGCAAATTTGGGATCCGGCATTCCTCTGAATCCAAGAAATACTGGCCTGTTCGTCGTGCACAATTGCGCCGTGCGAGCACTGGGAACCAGGAATGCAACCGGGCTGAAATCATACTACCACAAAGAGCTAGGCGAAGCAAGGACCAGAAGCTGAAGATTTGTCATGTAAGAGATGGTAATACTGCTGCTCCTGCTAAGCTTGAATTCACCAGTCCCAAGGCACCACTGGAAAGAGCAGCTGATCATTCTGACAGCACTCCCTGCGTAGAAGAATTTTTGTCAGCTGAAGCATCTGAACCTTTTGTGGCTGGAAACGTACCAACTGATGCAAAATGCTTCGTCATCTCTCATGATGATGTGGCAGACTGTGGAGATGGAGAGCCATCTGATGGGGCTGTTAGCATTGAGCTGGAGATGCCATTAGCCATCCAGGACAGCTATGCATCCGATGAAAACATGGAGGATGCCATTCTGCCTTCCGAGGATGTACACGAAGATGGAGAAAATTCACTTCTGGAACTTGTGTCTGATCAATCAGCAAATGATCGTGCAAGTTCAGAGAAGAGGATTACTCAGATTGCGATGGCCTCGGAGAAGCATGAACAGGCTGGGCTTGGGACTAAATCAAAGAGTTCAGCTAATGAGTCTGTAAAACCGAAGGCGAAAGCAACATCGAGTGTAACCAGAAACACTGTCTCAACCCAGAATAGCAGAAGAAAGTCGCATCCGAAGGCTACAGGTGCAACTGTTGAAATCTCAAGCGGACCAAACACAATGAGAAAAAGGGCAGATGCTAGTGGTACGACAAAGTTCAGTAGGGAGAAGAAATTCAGCCCTACTGTTTCATCAGCTGTGCCAAAGGTTAAGGAGATCAATGTACCATCACCATCTAACGCGACCGATTCATCTGCCAAACCTGCTAGATTGGCAAAGCTGAAGGCTTCAGGAGCGAAAAGCGCTCCGTCTCCATCGCTTTCTTCAGGGAAAATGACTGACCGAAAGATGACAGTGAAGAATTTTGTCAAGAATGCTCAAGTTTTGCAAAataagggagaagagaaggtaATAACAGGTCCAGTGAAACTGTTTCGTTCTGTAAACATGCCtgccaagcctatctcgagtgTAAAATTGAGAGTagtcagaaaagaaaaaattgctCCCCCAATCAAGAACATTAGGAAGGTTTCTGGAACAGAAAATTCTGCTGCTGATGCTAAGGATGCTAAAGAGAGAGTTTTGAAGACGGCTTCACCGAAAGTGCGAAAACCAGAGGTTAACAATAAAGAGAGCAGACCTCGCAAAG AAAAATCTGCCAAACCAAGAACTGCAACTGCAAGGCGACCAAAGCCTGCACCCACCATCCCCTCGAGCAATGCGACGCAGCCGCCGCCTCGCAAGCTGACGTTCCGGCGCGGCAAGGTGCTGAACCCCGACGACAACAGCAACACCGCCCCGAGACGGCTCCAGTTCAGGCCTGCCATGGCCGCCGCAGACACGACCGGCAGGAGCAGAGGCGGCAGGGTCAGCACCGGCAGGAGGGTCGGCAGCAGCGCTGCAGGGGCGAGAGATGCAGGCACCTCACGAGCCGAGGTGGTCGTCCTGCGGCGGAGGCaggacggcggcggggaggggaagAGGCAGGAGCAGGGGCTGTTCAACAACGTGATCGAGGAGACGGCGAGCAGGCTTGTCGCCGAGGCGAGGAAGAGCAAGGTGAAGGCGCTAGTCGGCGCCTTCGAGACCGTGATCTCGCTGCAGGAAGGCAGCAAGGCTGCTgctccggcgacggcggcaggTGTGGCACCATGA
- the LOC133905244 gene encoding heparanase-like protein 1 isoform X3, with translation MRLWFLVLLPLLSLPAPIRSEDYSDVTVVVRGSEMIASTSDEFVCATIDWWPPEKCNYDQCPWGQASVLNLDLTNPLLTKAIQAFSPLRVRVGGSLQDQVVYGTPNLGSPCDPFTKVSGGLFGFSQGCITMERWDAVNDLFVNTGAVVTFGLNALQGRQRVRKGVWGGAWNSSNAREFMEYTISMNYPIDSWEFGNELSGSGIGASVGAEQYGRDLVELQTIINQLYGNSRKPLVVAPGGFYDQKWFAQLLEVSGPNVLNAMTHHIYNLGAGNDPQVPNRILNPKYLSRISDTFRDLQLTIQRHGPWSAPWVGEAGGAYNSGSRLVSNTFLNSFWYLDQLGQSAKYDTKVYCRQTLIGGNYGLLDTDTFVPNPDYYSALLWHRLMGTGVLSIDISGSSYLRAYSHCGKQKGGIALLLLNLHRSMGFMVSVRNDLNVDLTEGQGIRRDNAFVHGLKRTVSWVGSKASDGLEKREEYHLSAKDGNPFARTMLLNGVPLELTEDGDIPPLYPVQVSVNSPIYVAPLSIAFVVFPDFEAEACGR, from the exons ATGAGGTTATGGTTTCTCGTTCTCTTgcctcttctctctctgccTGCACCGATTCGATCAGAGGATTACTCAGATGTAACTGTTGTTGTTCGAGGTTCTGAGATGATCGCTTCAACCAGCGATGAGTTTGTTTGTGCCACCATTGACTGGTGGCCTCCGGAGAAGTGCAACTACGACCAGTGCCCATGGGGACAGGCTTCAGTCTTGAATTTG GACTTGACTAATCCGTTGTTAACTAAAGCAATCCAAG CCTTTAGCCCACTGCGAGTCAGAGTCGGCGGCTCCTTACAAGATCAAGTGGTATATGGAACACCAAATTTAGGATCTCCATGCGACCCATTTACAAAGGTTTCAGGTGGCCTATTTGGCTTTTCTCAAGGATGCATAACCATGGAAAGATGGGATGCTGTCAATGATCTGTTTGTGAATACTGG AGCAGTTGTTACATTTGGTCTTAATGCACTTCAAGGGCGACAGCGGGTACGCAAAGGTGTTTGGGGAGGTGCATGGAATTCTAGCAATGCCCGAGAGTTCATGGAATACACTATTTCAATGAACTATCCTATAGATTCCTGGGAATTTG GTAATGAATTAAGTGGAAGTGGAATTGGTGCGAGTGTGGGAGCTGAACAATATGGAAGGGACCTAGTTGAACTCCAAACCATCATCAACCAGTTATATGGAAATTCTAGAAAACCACTGGTGGTAGCCCCGGGAGGATTCTATGACCAAAAATGGTTTGCTCAGCTGCTTGAGGTCTCTGGGCCAAATGTTCTCAATGCAATGACGCATCATATTTACAATCTTGGTGCTG GTAATGATCCACAAGTTCCAAATAGAATCTTAAACCCGAAATATTTGAGCAGGATCTCTGATACATTCAGAGATCTCCAACTCACAATACAACGCCATGGGCCATGGTCTGCTCCATGGGTTGGGGAAGCTGGTGGTGCATATAACAGTGGCAGCCGTCTCGTGTCCAATACTTTCCTGAACAGCTTCTG GTATCTTGATCAACTTGGCCAGTCAGCAAAGTATGACACCAAGGTTTACTGCAGACAGACTTTGATTGGTGGCAACTATGGGCTTCTAGACACTGACACTTTTGTGCCGAATCCTGATTACTACAG TGCTTTGTTGTGGCATCGACTCATGGGGACGGGAGTTCTTTCCATAGACATCAGCGGTTCTTCATACTTGCGTGCATACTCGCATTGCGGAAAGCAAAAG GGTGGCATCGCTCTCCTCTTGCTCAACCTGCACCGAAGCATGGGATTCATGGTTTCAGTCAGAAACGACCTCAATGTCGATCTCACAGAGGGGCAAGGGATCAGAAGGGACAATGCCTTTGTCCATGGCCTGAAAAGGACGGTCTCTTGGGTCGGGAGCAAAGCTTCCGATGGGctggagaagagggaggagtaCCATCTGTCGGCGAAAGACGGGAACCCTTTTGCCCGGACCATGCTGCTGAATGGAGTTCCTCTTGAGCTCACTGAAGATGGTGACATCCCTCCATTGTATCCGGTGCAAGTTTCAGTCAACTCACCGATCTATGTTGCTCCTCTGTCCATTGCTTTCGTCGTCTTCCCGGATTTCGAGGCTGAAGCTTGCGGCCGATGA
- the LOC133905246 gene encoding probable galacturonosyltransferase 13, with translation MQIRLSPSMRSITISTSHGLLDLMRLKAAARHFSYRTVFHTVLILAFLLPFVFILTAVMTLEGFNKCSSLDCLGRRLGPRLLGRGNDGSMRVVRDLYTLLDELHSEEVPVDLKVPESFDEFIWDTKNNDYDLRSFAFKLKATMESMDKELRSSRLSEQLNKHYAAIAIPKGLYCLSLRLTDEYSSNALARKQLPPPELVPCLSDNSYYHFVLASDNILAASVVVRSTIRSSLKPERIVFHVITDKKTYPAMHSWFALNSHNPAIVEVKGVHQFDWLTKENVPVLEAIETQRTVRDRYHGNHLARTSASDSPRVFAAKLQAGSPTYTSVLNHIRIYLPELFPSLDKVVFLDDDVVVQHDLSSLWDINLAGKVNGAVETCRGGDSWVMSKRFRNYFNFSHPLIANNFDPSECAWAYGMNIFDLNAWRKTTIKDKYHHWVKENLKSNFTLWRLGTLPPGLIAFKGHVHPIDPSWHLLGLGYQEKTDISSVRQAAVIHYNGQSKPWLEIGFKHLRPFWTRHVNYSNDFIRNCDIMEPQL, from the exons ATGCAGATCCGGCTGTCGCCCAGCATGAGGAGCATCACCATCTCCACTAGCCATGGCCTGCTAGACTTGATGAGGCTCAAGGCCGCCGCGCGCCACTTCTCCTACCGCACCGTCTTCCACACCGTCCTCATCCTTGCGTTCCTCCTGCCATTCGTCTTCATACTCACCGCCGTCATGACGCTCGAGGGGTTCAACAAGTGCTCCTCCCTAG ATTGTCTTGGAAGACGGTTAGGTCCGCGCCTTCTTGGTAGGGGCAATGATGGTTCCATG AGGGTTGTGAGGGATTTGTATACATTGCTTGATGAATTACATTCTGAGGAAGTTCCTGTGGATTTAAAGGTTCCGGAATCTTTTGATGAATTTATCTGGGATACGAAGAATAATGACTATGATTTAAGGTCATTTGCTTTTAAGCTGAAGGCAACG ATGGAGAGCATGGATAAGGAGTTGAGATCATCAAGGCTATCGGAGCAGTTAAACAAACACTACGCTGCAATTGCTATTCCTAAAGGCCTTTATTGCCTTTCATTGCGTTTAACCGATGAATACTCCTCAAATGCCCTTGCAAGGAAACAACTACCACCCCCTGAGTTGGTGCCTTGTCTTTCCGACAACTCCTATTACCATTTTGTTTTAGCATCAGATAACATCCTTGCAGCCTCAGTTGTTGTCAGATCAACAATTAGATCATCACTGAAGCCTGAGAGGATAGTCTTCCATGTTATTACTGACAAAAAGACCTATCCTGCCATGCATTCATGGTTTGCTCTGAATTCTCATAATCCTGCTATTGTTGAGGTGAAAGGTGTTCACCAATTTGATTggttaacaaaagaaaatgttcCTGTTCTTGAAGCTATAGAAACTCAGCGCACTGTCAGAGATCGTTACCATGGAAATCACCTTGCAAGAACCAGTGCGAGTGACAGCCCAAGGGTTTTTGCTGCCAAGCTGCAGGCAGGAAGCCCAACATATACTTCTGTGCTCAATCATATTCGAATATACTTGCCAGAG TTGTTCCCAAGCCTTGACAAGGTCGTATTTCTTGATGATGACGTTGTTGTCCAACATGATCTGTCATCACTTTGGGATATTAATCTAGCTGGGAAGGTTAATGGTGCTGTTGAGACTTGCAGAGGTGGAGACAGTTGGGTGATGTCTAAGAGGTTCAGGAATTATTTTAACTTTTCTCATCCCCTCATCGCGAATAACTTTGACCCTTCAGAGTGTGCTTGGGCATATGGCATGAATATTTTTGACCTGAATGCATGGAGGAAGACAACAATTAAAGACAAATACCATCATTGGGTCAAGGAG AATCTGAAGTCAAACTTCACACTTTGGAGGCTTGGAACATTACCACCAGGCCTTATTGCATTTAAAGGCCATGTTCATCCAATTGACCCGTCGTGGCATCTGTTAGGCTTGGGTTATCAAGAAAAGACAGATATCAGTAGCGTTCGACAAGCAGCAGTTATACATTATAACGGACAAAGTAAACCATGGCTAGAGATTGGTTTTAAACATCTGCGGCCATTTTGGACGAGACATGTGAACTACTCGAATGACTTCATAAGAAATTGTGATATAATGGAGCCTCAGTTGTAG
- the LOC133905244 gene encoding heparanase-like protein 1 isoform X2, protein MCGCPGSESMRLWFLVLLPLLSLPAPIRSEDYSDVTVVVRGSEMIASTSDEFVCATIDWWPPEKCNYDQCPWGQASVLNLDLTNPLLTKAIQAFSPLRVRVGGSLQDQVVYGTPNLGSPCDPFTKVSGGLFGFSQGCITMERWDAVNDLFVNTGAVVTFGLNALQGRQRVRKGVWGGAWNSSNAREFMEYTISMNYPIDSWEFGNELSGSGIGASVGAEQYGRDLVELQTIINQLYGNSRKPLVVAPGGFYDQKWFAQLLEVSGPNVLNAMTHHIYNLGAGNDPQVPNRILNPKYLSRISDTFRDLQLTIQRHGPWSAPWVGEAGGAYNSGSRLVSNTFLNSFWYLDQLGQSAKYDTKVYCRQTLIGGNYGLLDTDTFVPNPDYYSALLWHRLMGTGVLSIDISGSSYLRAYSHCGKQKGGIALLLLNLHRSMGFMVSVRNDLNVDLTEGQGIRRDNAFVHGLKRTVSWVGSKASDGLEKREEYHLSAKDGNPFARTMLLNGVPLELTEDGDIPPLYPVQVSVNSPIYVAPLSIAFVVFPDFEAEACGR, encoded by the exons ATGTGTGGTTGTCCAG GTTCTGAAAGCATGAGGTTATGGTTTCTCGTTCTCTTgcctcttctctctctgccTGCACCGATTCGATCAGAGGATTACTCAGATGTAACTGTTGTTGTTCGAGGTTCTGAGATGATCGCTTCAACCAGCGATGAGTTTGTTTGTGCCACCATTGACTGGTGGCCTCCGGAGAAGTGCAACTACGACCAGTGCCCATGGGGACAGGCTTCAGTCTTGAATTTG GACTTGACTAATCCGTTGTTAACTAAAGCAATCCAAG CCTTTAGCCCACTGCGAGTCAGAGTCGGCGGCTCCTTACAAGATCAAGTGGTATATGGAACACCAAATTTAGGATCTCCATGCGACCCATTTACAAAGGTTTCAGGTGGCCTATTTGGCTTTTCTCAAGGATGCATAACCATGGAAAGATGGGATGCTGTCAATGATCTGTTTGTGAATACTGG AGCAGTTGTTACATTTGGTCTTAATGCACTTCAAGGGCGACAGCGGGTACGCAAAGGTGTTTGGGGAGGTGCATGGAATTCTAGCAATGCCCGAGAGTTCATGGAATACACTATTTCAATGAACTATCCTATAGATTCCTGGGAATTTG GTAATGAATTAAGTGGAAGTGGAATTGGTGCGAGTGTGGGAGCTGAACAATATGGAAGGGACCTAGTTGAACTCCAAACCATCATCAACCAGTTATATGGAAATTCTAGAAAACCACTGGTGGTAGCCCCGGGAGGATTCTATGACCAAAAATGGTTTGCTCAGCTGCTTGAGGTCTCTGGGCCAAATGTTCTCAATGCAATGACGCATCATATTTACAATCTTGGTGCTG GTAATGATCCACAAGTTCCAAATAGAATCTTAAACCCGAAATATTTGAGCAGGATCTCTGATACATTCAGAGATCTCCAACTCACAATACAACGCCATGGGCCATGGTCTGCTCCATGGGTTGGGGAAGCTGGTGGTGCATATAACAGTGGCAGCCGTCTCGTGTCCAATACTTTCCTGAACAGCTTCTG GTATCTTGATCAACTTGGCCAGTCAGCAAAGTATGACACCAAGGTTTACTGCAGACAGACTTTGATTGGTGGCAACTATGGGCTTCTAGACACTGACACTTTTGTGCCGAATCCTGATTACTACAG TGCTTTGTTGTGGCATCGACTCATGGGGACGGGAGTTCTTTCCATAGACATCAGCGGTTCTTCATACTTGCGTGCATACTCGCATTGCGGAAAGCAAAAG GGTGGCATCGCTCTCCTCTTGCTCAACCTGCACCGAAGCATGGGATTCATGGTTTCAGTCAGAAACGACCTCAATGTCGATCTCACAGAGGGGCAAGGGATCAGAAGGGACAATGCCTTTGTCCATGGCCTGAAAAGGACGGTCTCTTGGGTCGGGAGCAAAGCTTCCGATGGGctggagaagagggaggagtaCCATCTGTCGGCGAAAGACGGGAACCCTTTTGCCCGGACCATGCTGCTGAATGGAGTTCCTCTTGAGCTCACTGAAGATGGTGACATCCCTCCATTGTATCCGGTGCAAGTTTCAGTCAACTCACCGATCTATGTTGCTCCTCTGTCCATTGCTTTCGTCGTCTTCCCGGATTTCGAGGCTGAAGCTTGCGGCCGATGA